In the genome of Bradyrhizobium ottawaense, the window AAGTACAGCATCTTCTCCTTCTGGTCGTGGATGATGCGGGCACCCTTGACCTGCCAGAGCGGTGGCTTCTTCGGATCGTCCTTGCACGGAGCGCAGGCCGTGTAGACGCCGTTCTCGAACACGGTGTAGTTGCCGCTGGAACGGTCGGCGCGCGTTGCGGCCATCCGTGTCCGGTCGGCGGTATCGACCCGGAGCGAACCGACGAATCCGTCGCGATAGTCGTCGGACAGATCGATCGTCTCGGCATAGGTGATCTTGCCCTCGGCATCCGTCATGCGGATGTTGCCTTCGGCATGGAGCCGCTTGGTCTTCTGGTCGTAGGCGACCTTGTTAGCCTCGACGCTGGTGCCGTTGTAGAACAGCTGGACGTTACCGACCGCCGAGATCCGCGAATTATTGTAGTCGTAGACGACCTCGGTCGCCTGAACCAGCATCTGGTTGTCGTTGGCGGCCTTCGGCGGCTTCGGACGCGGCGGCTGCGTATTGTAGGAGACGTTCTGCGCCGATGCCTTTACGACGGGGCCGAAACCAGTCGCGATGACAACGGCTATGGCAAGCAAGCAGTCGCAGACTAGCGACGTGAAGAGCCACGGATCGTGCCCTGGCGCAACCGCAGTCAGTTTGTGACGATGCGCAGCCACAGCCACTAACCTTTCCGTCGGGTCAGCAAGGCCAACAATCTGATGAAGCGGCCAACGCAGACTGGCGGCCAGACCGAAGTCTCCAGTTGCATGAACTCACACTTACTTGACGTCCTGATACAACTAGCCACAACAGCGAGCAGGAAAATGGTGAACACGTTACCTTAAATTCTCGGCATCGAGCCGTAGCACTGGCTCCAGCCCTCTTGCGGTTGCGCAGAAACCCTCGGCAATCGACGCGAACCGCTACGCTGAAATCTCTTCAAGTCGGCCTCGCTTCGGCCCAGGGAATTCGTGCTGAAGGCGTCGCGCTGGAAGGTTTGCGGAAGCATGTGATGGCTGATCTGACGGGTTATCAGGTTCATCCGAACCGAACTATGCCTGGAAGCACAGCTACTGGAGCAAGCTGCGAGAGCCCAGGAGCAGCAGCAGCGCTATGGGCGGAGCGCGAAATGCCGATCGCGGAGAAACTCCGCGTCTCCGATAGGCGATCTTGGGCGGCAGCTTTTTCAGCAAAGGGATCAGGAACACGAGCAGTCCGCGCTCATTGGCCAAAGCTTTGACGAACTGTCGGTCCGCCGACCATGCCACTTGGTTCGCGTGGGTCGTTCCGATATCTGTCAGCTGCGACCTACTCCGAAGGATGCTGATCTGTTGTTGTTGCGGCGAATATGCCAGCTGCTTGCTAATCGGCCGTTTCACGCCCCCCGGCGCATGACGGCCATTATGCGGGCCGGGAGCCATGCGGTGAAGCGCGAGCGGGTGAAACCGTTGATGTGCAGAATGGGAAGGCTCAGGCCGAAGCCGCGAATAACGCAACCGTCGGGGCCAGAGGCCAATGTTGTGTTCTGCTCCGCCGTTTGCGGATTGGTGCCAGAGGATCAGACACAGCTTCACTGCTGGCCCAAAGTCGGCCGGGCCGGCCTGCCGCGGGCTAGAAGCGCAATGGTTGTGGCTTCCCAAAGACGAACTCCAGATCGCATCATGCACTCCGCTGCCCCTTCCTGTCCAATAACGAGCGCCTGCGCAAACGAAGCAAGCTGCGTGCCGCTCGAAGATGGAGATCCTCAAGCGGGTTTGTTCATGGTACATGCGTCCGGTTGTGGACATTGGTCCGAACCAGACAATCGAGTCCTTGGCAGTGATATCGGTAGTTGGTGGAACGCACGATTGCACTAGGGTCCAGACTCAATTGAGCCAATATGCGACGAGAGCGGCGAGATGAACAGCGGCCAAAAAATTACGGGCGAGCTTGTCATATCGCGTGGCGATGCGCCGGAAGTCCTTGAGCCTGCCAAAGCAGCGTTCGATGACATTTCGTCCTTTGTAGGCGCGTTTGTTGAAGCGATGGATGACGACACGGTTAGATTTATTGGGGATTACGGGCTTGGCGCCACGACGAATGATTTCGCCGCGAAGCTTGTCGCCATCATACCCTTTGTCGGCGAGGAGCACGCTCATGGGTGGCGCGAGCGCCAGGACATCGGGAGCCGCAGCGATATCGGCATCCTGGCCTGGAGTCAGATGCAGGACGACCGGCCGGCAGAGCGGATCGCTCAGCGCATGGATTTTTGTCGTGCGGCCTCCGCGCGAGCGGCCGATTGCTTGATTGTGCTCCCCCCTTTTCCGCCGGAGGCACACCGGTGAGCTTTAATCGAGGTCGAGTCGAGCGACAGTACGACGCCGTCTTCGCCAGGCTTGGCCAGCGCTTCGAAGATTGCGCACCATCGTCCTCGCTTGGCCCAGCGATTGAAGCGATTGTAGATCGTCGTGTAAGGGCCGTATTCACGTGGACAATCACGCCATCGTGCACCCGATTGCAGCATGTGAATGATGCCGCTGACGATGCGTCGGTCGTCGTCCCGATCCGGCCCCGTCAGTCCCCTCGGCAGATGCGGTTCGATACGCGCCCATTGCCTGTCGTTCAGCCAAAACAAACCAGCGCGCATTCTCTCGCCCCCGAATCAACACGTAGGCAAGAGAATCACGTGGCGCTATTTAGGTACAGACCCTAGTGCGCGCAAGCGCTCGTCAGCCCAGATGGCAATTGATGAGGGCGCGCCGCCTGTGTTCGATGGGACGGACCAGATGGTCGATCGCCGACGCCTAAGCTATGAAGAGCTGCCTGCCAGTTGTCCGCTAATGGCCCGCAACCCGACGCGTCCACACGATTATCAAGCGACGGCAGGCACTGCACTTTTCAATTCGGCTCGCTCCACGGCCAGCGGGCGGTGCTCGACGACATGGAATGGCTGGGCGACGAGCATATCGGGCGAATTACGCCCTCCTGTTACAGGAGTTGAAGAGGGACATTCCGGATCTGGCGGCCCGGACTCGTTCGTGGAGTTCGTGACAACCCATGTGCTGCGCTACACTATCCTTCCGCTTTCATTATTATTCCCGAGCAGGCAACCGCCCATAATGCCATTTGTTGCATTAGCAGCCCAGTTGTTCGCAAACAAATCATCGACATCCTTGCTCGGGAGCCCCCCACCGGGATTCGCCGCTTGTTGAACAAAGGCTTGCGCCAGCGAGTGCCGAAACGCAGAGATGCTTTCCGCATCCATGGGCGAGATCTCGCAGACCAAAGCTTTACTGTCGGCATCCATTAAGACCTGTGGACCAAAAGCAGTACCGCTCGGGTTTGACGCCATAATCAACGTGAAGCTAATTTTGACCCCGGCCGAGGTCGTAAAACTATGAGATGCCAAAGAAACTAGCCTCTGCATCAGCATCGAACCGACAGGCGCCTCCGCACGGAGAGCCGGACCATTCTGCCGGAACGATCTTGCAGGAGCGAACGACGCCACTCGAGGCCCTTTGTCTGCTCTCCTCTTTAGAACGTCTTCGTCGGGATAATTTGACGGCTCGTCACTGCTCAGCGTCATCGATCGATAGCGCAGACGCGAGGGCGCTGGAAGAATCACAGGAGCCAATACAGCGTTGCACGGTGCACCCGCATTAGCCCCATTGAAGCTGAACAGATCCGCACCCCGCTCAAAGAGCTCCCCTCGTATGGGCTGGTTGTCACTGAAAAGATGGAGGGCTTGGCATTCCGACTGAAAATTATCAACAAGTAGGATGGAAGAAACAATCAGCATCCCGGCACAATCACTCCGATAGCCGGAGCGTTTTGCCATGGCTCCGCGGTTGCTCACCACCAGCAAAAGCAAGGCCGCAAGCACGCTCACGAAGTACAAAAACACCAGCCTAGTACCCGGAATCAGAGCTGAGTGATACGGCGGCCTTTGAAACGGCGTTGACGGACCTTTTTCTTGGTCCAGACGAAGGGCTCGGCTCTGTCGTTGTATGCGTTGACGTAGGCATCGATGTGTTCCTGAAGCTGCTTGAGGCTCGTGAAGGAGGTGCCGCTGAGCGACTGCCCCTGCAAGATGGAAAACCATACTTCGACCTGATTGAGCCATGACGCACTTGTCGGCGTGAAATGAAATTGCACGTTGGGGTGGGCCTTGAGCCAGTCCTCGTTCTTTTTATGGGTGTTGAGGTTGTCGAGGATGACGTGAAGCTTGCGGTTCGGAAAAGTCGCGGTGACGCTGTTCATGAAATCGAGAAACTCGACGCGGCGCCGGCGTTTTGAATGGGTCGCGATGATCTTTCCGGTGGCGACTTCGAGCGCCGCAAACAATGTTGTGGTGCCATGCCGCTTGTAATCGTGGCTTTGGCCGGTTAAGGCGCGGCCATTGGGCAACTTCAGATAACCCTGCGCTCGCTCCAAAGCCTGGATCGAGGGCTTCTCGTCCACGCACAGCACAATGGCCTTCGCCGGCGGCGCGACATAGAGGCCGACAACATCGGCGGCTTTGGCCGTAAAGTTCGGGTCGTTGCTCTCGCACCAGGACTTGCGAGCCACCAGGTCAATCTTGTGGCTGCGCAGGAACCGCCAGACATATTGGACATCGACATCGCCCAGCGCCTCGGCCAGCAGGGGGCCGGTCCAGCGCGCAAACCCTTGCGGTGGCGGCTTATCCAGCAGCTTCAGAATCCGCTTGTCGGTCGTCTTCGTATAGATCGGCTGCTTGCCAGGCCGCGGCTTGTCTTGCAGCCCTTCAAGGCCATGGTCGGCATAGCGATGCCGCCAAAGGCTGACAATCCGCGGCTGGACCCCAACTTCCTTGGCGATCGACCGGGTGCTGCGCCCATCCGCCGCCAACAGAACTATCCGCGCCCGCTTCAAATCGCGCTGCAACGTCACCGGTGAGCGACAGCACGCCTCAAGCACCTTGCGATCTTTCCTCGAAAGGTGGACTTCTCTTGCTTCGGGTATCATCCCGACCTTGAATCACGACTCACGTTCCAAGAAAAGTGGGTACTAGCGAACTCAATCGATACGGCCCTCATCAGAAGTTCCTTCACCCCGATGTTTTGGGGCATCACGTGCTAACCGATGTCCGCCCTGCACTGAGCCCTGATGCCACATTCATGCCAAAGGCCCCTGTTGTTTGCGGACGCTTGTCACTTGCGTTCGCCAAACGACGTCCGGGTATAAACCCCTTGCTGAGCAGATCGACAATCTCGATGTCCTAAGAACAAATGGCCGTCGGCATCACGTCTGATAAGTCCGACCGCTGAGGGCGGAGACGCCAAGCCAACGCGACCTTATTGCTTGAAGCCTAGTTTCATGTTGCCTCAGAGTAAGCTGACGACCACGGCGCTCGTGGCGACACGCGAGAAGGCAACCTTCAGCACCCCCCCCTGGAAAAGCGATCCGAGATGTTCGTCCGCGAACCAAGCAAGGGACGTGTCGATGAAAATCGCAGCTGCTCTGCGTCTTCTACGAATGTTTGTAGCGTCGGAAGTCAGACATTGTTTCAGAGCTGACAATCGACTCTGTTAAAGTTCTGACAACACGCTGCGCAAGAAGGGGTGGCATCCCGGTCCATAGTCCAAATATTGTCATCAGAACTTTAGCGATGATCAGAGCTACAGCTGTGATGCAACGGGCAGCGTGACCGTTTCCGTATATGGTAAGAACGACCGGAGCGCAGGGGACTGCGCTCCCATTTTCATGGGGCATCTTTTTCCAAGGCACCACGTCAGGAGTGTATTGTCGCTCTGTCAGTGGTGAGAACACTTCCGCTGGTTCTGGCGACAGCGACGTTCGGCGCCGGTGCGCTCGTATCCATAACCGACGCTACATTGAACGCGCGCCGAACCAGACGGCTGCAGACCGCAGCATTTCTCACCTGAGCGTAGGCACGGATCGCACAGCTGTCCCTGTGCTGCGGTCTATGGTGGCAAAGAAAGAAGGAGCAGACTGCAATCAATCCTACGACGAATACGGGACGCGACATTTCCCCTCCTCATTTAAGGACAGCGGCAGTCCATCTACCATCTGTGAAATCAATCGTCCGCTCGACCGCGAGCCCCCCGGCTCCCTTGTGCGGAGAGCTCGCTCTATTTTTCGACATCGGGTATTCGACAATACCTGACACTACCGGAGCGCCGTCGCTTCCGTCGCGCGGCACAAGGGCTCGATCCTGCACGCCGACTTTCCTATACGGTGCTATTGCAAAGTGGCGGCCGTGTCTCAGAGGTTCTGGCGCTCACAGCTGCTGCTGTTGAACTGAAAAGCGGAAGCGTAGCGCTTCTGACCCTCAAGCGTCGAAAGAGTAACGTGGTACGACAAATTTCCCTACCGCTGAAACCCGGCCGAGGCGCGAATGGAGTTTCCGGAGTTGGCTGAGGTGTGGGCCACGAACTTTCCTGCCGTAGAGAAGGCGGCGGAGGAAGCGGAGCGAAAGTTGCGCGATTTCGTCGCTCAAGTCGGGTAGTAGAAATTTGCGGCGCTCACGCGCCGCCGAATTTTCAGACCGGGATGCCGAGCTTCTTCGCCTTGTCGCCCAGATTGTCCTGAATTCCCGCGCCCGGGACATGCTTCACGCCAATCGGCAGCTCGTTGAGCATCGATTTCCGTTGTCAGGGTTGCAACGGCGTCAGTCGATGCCTCCGCGTCAGCCCTTCCAGCGATCTCTCCAGGTCGTCCCGACGCATCAGGACGGCGGCGTCCGTATCATTTACGGTTCGGTCGAGCTCTTGAGTTCGTGTTCGTAGCGCTCTGGACACAGCCGGGTCGGTGGCAATCAGCGGGAACACCTGACCCTGCGACCGGGCGATATCCTGACAGGCCATATTGAAGGCCCCTTCGGCTGAAGCGCGGCGATTCTTCGCGGCCTCCATTCCCGCGGCAGCTTCCTCGCAGCGAGCGCTCGCCGACTGGAACGCGCCAGCAGCAGCGGATTTCGCCTCCCACGCCTTGGCGAGGGTTTCGTGGGCCGTTCGACGACCTTCGTTAATCCGGGTCCGGTGACTCGCGGTCGCCCCACCTTCAAGAAGTTCAGCTCAGGCGAACGCTTCTCTACCAGTCGACGTTGTTTGGGTTGGGCCGCGCTCTGCGTCGATTTGCGACCGTGAATGCTCAAACGAGATGGCCGCGACCGCGCCGTCCGGCTCCGTTGCAGCGTCATTTCGAGCTCACCAGCCCGCTCACGCAGTGCACCGTACTTTTGCGCAACCGCTGAAAGTCTGTCGGCGCAGCCCACCGGGGCGGCGTCAATATGCCGTTTGGTTGTAGTTCCCGTTTCCCTTAAGCTTGCGCATAGTCGAGGAAATGCTGGAGGCGCGTGGCACTGTTGACCTATGAAGCCGTGCGCCAGTGGGGACCGAAATTCGGCAAGGCGTTCTCCGATCGGTCCGCGAGCGCGCTCCCGCTCGCGGTGACAAATGGCATCTGGACGAGATCGTTATCTCGATCGCGGGCGAACAACATTAGCTCTGGCGCGCTGTCGACCAGAATGGCTTCGTTCTCGACGTCTTGATCCAGCGCGGAAGAGACTCGCGCGCTGCGCAGCGGCTCAGGAAGAAGCTCTTGAAATCCGCCGGCACGCCGCCGCGCGTGATGATCACGGACAAGCTTCGTTCGTACGGCGCTGCGAGGGCAAAGACGGGCCTTTGGGTCGAACATCGCCAGCACAAAGTTCTCAACAATCGGGCCGAGAATTCTCATCAGCCGACGCGACGACGCGAGCGGATCATGATGCGTTTCAACTCCTCCAGGCCCACCGATTTCTGTCAGTTCACGATCAGGTCTCGAACCTTTTCCACATCCCCTATCCCGGAGCCCTGACTGCCGACTTCCGTCGTGCTTGGCACGAGCGAGCCTTTGCGACTTGGCGCGAGATCTCCATGACAAGCGCTATCGCCGAATCTCGAACCTTTGAGAAGCGCCTCCTTCAGCTCAGCGGTCGGTTAAGTTGACGATGCCGTCGCTCGACATTCAGTATGGCACAGGGATTGCAGTGATGAAAAAGCGCTCCGGAAGCTGAGCACGGCGAGCCGGTGCCGGGCGATGGATCTATTCTGAGTCGTTACGGAACATGACCATCAGCGGGCAGAACCCAGGTGCAGCCGGTCGATATCAGGAATCTGGTGATCGGCCACGTCTTCTTTATGTCGTGCCACGTAACTCTGACAGGTAGACAGAAAATTTGGAACCCACATTATGCCGGCGGAGTCGGATATCAAATGTGCGAATGCAAACATTCGAACAAGCACCGTCTGGACAATTGTGCTCGGCTTTGCCGCCGATCCATTGATGCGGTGGAGTTGGCCTGACGCAAGCCAATATCTTCGGAGCATGCCTCGGTTCGTTAACGCCTCTGGTGGACCAGCATTCGAGCACGGCACAGCATACGTCACGGAAGGGATCCGCGCCGCAGCCCTGTGGCTGCCGCCTGGCGTGCAGCAAGACGAGTCCGCGTTAGACGAAATAATGGCGCTGTCCCTGAACCCGGCGATCACCGAAGATATGGCGCTCCTGCGGCAGGAAATGGCCGAACATCATCCGTCCGAGCCGCATTGGTACCTGCCTCTCATCGCGGCCGATCCGAACTGGGTCGGACAAGGACTTGGCACATTGTTGATGAAATACGCTCTTCAACGATGCGATGAGCAGGGCATTACCGCCTATCTGGAAAGCTCGAATCCCGATCACATCCCCTTTTATCAAAGCCACGGCTTCGAGGTCATTGGCAAAATACAACATGGTTCTTCGCCGCCGCTCACGCCAATGTTGCGAGCAGCCAAATAAAGCGAAATTCAAAGCCTGTGTTCGCATTGGCTCACGAGGGCCACCTTTCAGCACTGCTTACGTATTGTCTGCGGCGGCGCTGATTATTTCGCCAGCAAGTATTGGGGCGACTCGGGCTCGCGGCGATGCTCCATGATGTCGGGAAGCTACCATTCCGCTGACGCTGTTCGACAAGTCGGGCCGTCTAAATGAGGAAGACAGCAGACTGATCGAGACACATCTGGTCGACGGCTTCGGAAGACTCTGGATGGCGTTAAGTTAACGAATTGGAGCCGCCGAGGGGGTGGTGACGACCAGCACGCCGACCGCCCGGACCCCTCTTTATCGCCGCCATCGCTTCCCACCGGAAGTAATCAGCTATGCCGCTTGGTTGTATTTCCGGCTTCCTCTCGAGCTTGCGCATGGTCGAGGACGTGCTGAAGTGCTGGCGGCGCGTGGCATTGGCGTGACCTATGAAATCGTGCGCCAGTAAGACGAAAACTTCGGCAATGCGTTCTCCGATGGATCCGCTCGCGCGCTCCCGCTCGTTCAAACGACTGAGAGCATGCACTTGACCGACCGCGACAATCGCGATGATCAAAGCCGGTTGTTGACGCGTCGATTTCGCTCGCCCGAGGACGAGTACGAAGCAAAGGCGGCGCGCGGTCACGACAGAATTCCGGCGGAGCATTCCGCAGCCCGGTAGAAGGCCCGGGCATCCCGTCTTACAAGGAATCGGCAATGAGGCTGCGCGCCGACCATTTCATGCTGCCGCACACCGTGCGATCTTCACGGCGGTAGATGCGTGCTGCCTCAACGGGCCGCGCCTCAGCCTCCTCGCTCGAGCGCCAATCGGCAATCGTCAGCTCAAAGATGATGTCGATTGCAGGATCCATCTTGAGGCAGCGCCACAGAGCAACGAAGAATATCCCCGCGGGACTGTTGGGAAGTCTTATTGTTCTAGGCCGCGCTCTGCGAGCAGCCGGTGCATGACCTCGCCTTTGATCTCGCCTGCGATTTGGTTTCGGACTTGGGCTCCGAGCACCCGCTCGGCATCGACGTCGCCCACCAGACCATGTTCGGCCAGTCGCTGATCCAGACGGCTTTGGAACTCTTCGCCCATGGCTTCGACGAGCCGGTCTTGCATCGCTGCATGTTCGTCTGGAGCGATGCGCCTCAGCACCGTCTCCCAGGGTTGCCAGCGGCTTGCCATGAAGTCGGTGAACTGGCTTGCTTCCCGCTCCCGGACCAGGTCGAGCGCCTCCGTCGCATCATCCTCGCTTACGTGAGAGACCGCCAGGAAGCGCATGTCAGGGGCGACGTGACTGAGCTCCAGCGGCTCGCGCAGCCGATGTTGATAGGCCAGGTAGACTTCGATGTCGTCTACGTTCGGGTTGCCGCTGGCGAGCGAGTTGATCCTGTCGCGCGCGATCTCGTCCAACGCCTCCAAGCGGAAGGCGACACGGCCGCGCTGGATCAGATCGCCAAGCCGATCGTCATATACCCCGTCCTCGACGTCAGCGTTGAGGCGCGCGGTCTGCATACCATTCCAGTGCAAGGTGACACGATCCTCGCAGCTCGCGTTGGCCTCGGACGCCTGCGCAAAGAACTGCTCGCGCAATGTCGGATTGGCGGCCGCCTGCTGCAGATCATCAGCCACTGCCTGCCGAAACTCGTCATTGCCGTAGTTCACGGTCTCTCGTAGCCTCTCCAGGAACTGTGCGTAGTCCTGGGCGCCTGGCTCATCCGCAAAGTGCTGCCATTTGGCCAGCGTCGCCGGGTCGTCTGCGAGCCATTGCGCGGCAGCCTCATATAGAGATTGCTGCGCAAGCTGCGGTGGCGCTTCAGCCGTCGCCAGATTAGCGAGGACGTCGTCCGGCAGCGGGTTATCCCCGAACTCGAGATTCTCCAAATGCGGGTAGCTGAGACTAAGATTCGGTACACGCCCCTCAAGAAGATCCTCAGGCAGGCTGGTCAGCCGGTTACCGCTGAGATTGAGCGATTGGAGGGTGCTCGGAAGGGGGGCGGGGAGGTTGGCCAATTGATTGCTGCTGACATCGAGTTCAATGAGCCCCGATGGGAGGTAGTCGGGGAGGTCGGTCAGCTGATTGCCACTAACCGCGAGCGAGGTGAGCCTGCTCGGGAGAGCGTCCGGCAGGCTAGTTAGTCGGTTGTCGCTTGCGTTCAGGATCTCGAGCCCAGCCGGAAGGTTGGCCGGCAGACTGGTCAAGCTGTTATCGGCCACCTCCAGCCGAGAGAGGGTCGCCGGAAGAGCGTCCGGCAAACTGATCAACCGGTTATGGCTAATGAGAAGATGCTGAAGACCGGGTGGGAAGCTAGCGGGCAGGCTGCTTAGCTCGTTGTGCCTGGCGCGCAGTTCCAGCAATCTTGGCGGCAGGGCGGCGGGCAAAGCGGTCAGGGAGAGGGAGGACAAATCCAGCGAGTGCGAGCCAGTGTTGTCCGCCCCCCTAATTCGTGCGCGTCCCTGTCGCCGATTCTCGGCTTCGCCCTGCCCCTCTTCGGCCGCCCAGTTGTCCAGCAACTGCGCGCGCGCGGAGGCCGGGGTCCGATATCCTGTCATGGCTTCGAGCAAATCCGCCACGGCTCGGCTGAAGCCGCTGAGGTAACTTTCCTGCTCCCCCTCTTCAGAAGCGGCCGAGGAAGAACCTGCACTCCACTGAGCCTGTCCTGTGTTCATCAATATCTCCATCGCCAAAACAAGAATACCCCCGCTCCTCAAGGTCGCGAAGCAGGCCGGGTGTCATGATCATTGTTCACACGAGCCCAAACGCGCAAATGGATCGATACTGCTGCGAGGCTTCCTGCCATTTCGTTGACCAGATAAGTCCCGGAGGGCCGTCAACGTGGCAGCGTTCTGCCCTTAGCAGGCCTACCTGTCGATAAGCTGACGAATGTCGCTGCAGAACCCCGGGTCGCCGGTTGCCAGCGGTGACCGAAGCAAGCCCGGTTTGAGGTTGAACCGGTCAAGCTTCGCAAAGACCAGCTTGGCCCCCATTGCCTTGGCATGGGCACCGCCAGCGCTTACGCGTTCGGAGCGTCTGCCACTCTTCGTTGCCACGTACTCGGTCGAAGGGTAAGCGGCAAGCTGCGGCCGTCAGGCGGCGTGGTTCCATGGCATAAGCGCGTCGATTTCGCCGCTCGGCCAGCCGTTGGCGATACGCTGAGGCGTTAGGCTGAGCCAGGCGCACGGATCGACGTTATTCATCTTTGCTGTCTGCAGCAGTGTTGCGATGGTTCGCCCAGGTTCGTCCGCCGCCGTCGCTACCGGCAAAGAGGCTATTCTTTCTCGTAATTGTTTGTGGTCAGATGGCGCGTTCAACGATGTTGGAGTCGAG includes:
- a CDS encoding IS630-like element ISRj1 family transposase, yielding MIPEAREVHLSRKDRKVLEACCRSPVTLQRDLKRARIVLLAADGRSTRSIAKEVGVQPRIVSLWRHRYADHGLEGLQDKPRPGKQPIYTKTTDKRILKLLDKPPPQGFARWTGPLLAEALGDVDVQYVWRFLRSHKIDLVARKSWCESNDPNFTAKAADVVGLYVAPPAKAIVLCVDEKPSIQALERAQGYLKLPNGRALTGQSHDYKRHGTTTLFAALEVATGKIIATHSKRRRRVEFLDFMNSVTATFPNRKLHVILDNLNTHKKNEDWLKAHPNVQFHFTPTSASWLNQVEVWFSILQGQSLSGTSFTSLKQLQEHIDAYVNAYNDRAEPFVWTKKKVRQRRFKGRRITQL
- a CDS encoding GNAT family N-acetyltransferase; its protein translation is MPAESDIKCANANIRTSTVWTIVLGFAADPLMRWSWPDASQYLRSMPRFVNASGGPAFEHGTAYVTEGIRAAALWLPPGVQQDESALDEIMALSLNPAITEDMALLRQEMAEHHPSEPHWYLPLIAADPNWVGQGLGTLLMKYALQRCDEQGITAYLESSNPDHIPFYQSHGFEVIGKIQHGSSPPLTPMLRAAK
- a CDS encoding IS5 family transposase (programmed frameshift), which produces MRAGLFWLNDRQWARIEPHLPRGLTGPDRDDDRRIVSGIIHMLQSGARWRDCPREYGPYTTIYNRFNRWAKRGRWCAIFEALAKPGEDGVVLSLDSTSIKAHRCASGGKGGSTNQAIGRSRGGRTTKIHALSDPLCRPVVLHLTPGQDADIAAAPDVLALAPPMSVLLADKGYDGDKLRGEIIRRGAKPVIPNKSNRVVIHRFNKRAYKGRNVIERCFGRLKDFRRIATRYDKLARNFLAAVHLAALVAYWLN
- the nopM gene encoding T3SS effector NEL-type E3 ubiquitin ligase NopM, whose product is MNTGQAQWSAGSSSAASEEGEQESYLSGFSRAVADLLEAMTGYRTPASARAQLLDNWAAEEGQGEAENRRQGRARIRGADNTGSHSLDLSSLSLTALPAALPPRLLELRARHNELSSLPASFPPGLQHLLISHNRLISLPDALPATLSRLEVADNSLTSLPANLPAGLEILNASDNRLTSLPDALPSRLTSLAVSGNQLTDLPDYLPSGLIELDVSSNQLANLPAPLPSTLQSLNLSGNRLTSLPEDLLEGRVPNLSLSYPHLENLEFGDNPLPDDVLANLATAEAPPQLAQQSLYEAAAQWLADDPATLAKWQHFADEPGAQDYAQFLERLRETVNYGNDEFRQAVADDLQQAAANPTLREQFFAQASEANASCEDRVTLHWNGMQTARLNADVEDGVYDDRLGDLIQRGRVAFRLEALDEIARDRINSLASGNPNVDDIEVYLAYQHRLREPLELSHVAPDMRFLAVSHVSEDDATEALDLVREREASQFTDFMASRWQPWETVLRRIAPDEHAAMQDRLVEAMGEEFQSRLDQRLAEHGLVGDVDAERVLGAQVRNQIAGEIKGEVMHRLLAERGLEQ